Proteins encoded in a region of the Pelmatolapia mariae isolate MD_Pm_ZW linkage group LG6, Pm_UMD_F_2, whole genome shotgun sequence genome:
- the med28 gene encoding mediator of RNA polymerase II transcription subunit 28 encodes MASSMSGMFTGQQPPSAHPVGGPGGPGQPSFASAAPRTQGSNTLVDELEASFEACFASLVSQDYVNGTDQEEIRTGVDQCIQKFLDVARQTECFFLQKRLQLSVQKPEQVVKEDVSELRNELQRKEMLVQKHLTKLHHWQQVLEDVSGQHRKPSDLPPPGPLAFLEQASANLPPAPLKPN; translated from the exons ATGGCTTCGTCCATGAGTGGGATGTTTACCGGCCAGCAGCCTCCTAGTGCACATCCTGTCGGGGGTCCCGGCGGACCGGGCCAGCCGAGTTTTGCTAGTGCCGCTCCCAGGACCCAAGGAAGCAACACGCTGGTGGATGAACTGGAGGCTTCTTTTGAG GCATGCTTTGCATCCCTGGTGAGTCAAGATTACGTTAATGGAACAGACCAGGAGGAGATTCGAACAG GCGTGGACCAGTGCATACAAAAGTTTCTGGATGTGGCTCGGCAGACTGAGTGCTTCTTCTTACAGAAAAGGCTTCAGCTGTCTGTGCAGAAACCAGAGCAAGTGGTGAAAGAG GATGTGTCAGAGTTGCGTAATGAActacagagaaaagaaatgctGGTTCAGAAGCACTTGACGAAGCTACACCACTGGCAACAAGTGCTTGAGGATGTGAGCGGGCAGCATCGTAAACCCTCAGACCTTCCCCCTCCTGGACCGCTGGCCTTTCTGGAGCAGGCCTCTGCAAATCTGCCCCCTGCCCCTTTAAAGCCAAACTAA
- the clrn2 gene encoding clarin-2: MPSLWKRITFSVASALCIGSVVLLVVALSTERWVTGRILCKTGVEIVNASNPELDQFIGSIYYGLFQGGKTKRCGLGDRRSKIYIFPKLVRTLNGGLHMMVILFLLVAVGFALVSLSFCIYNARKVPYQSIKGHKGLYLWNFIAALFGALGVLCFLAAVRHHSLTERVANFRENLFILVVLDDSLDWSFWLGVGSIATHFAVCGVVAMSRIKLPKPDIKKPEEPTVSAVDLLY; the protein is encoded by the exons ATGCCTTCTCTGTGGAAGCGGATAACATTCTCGGTGGCCTCGGCGCTCTGTATCGGCTCGGTGGTCCTCTTGGTGGTGGCTTTATCCACGGAGCGGTGGGTTACCGGGCGGATCCTCTGTAAAACCGGGGTGGAGATAGTGAATGCGTCAAATCCCGAGCTGGACCAGTTCATCGGGAGCATTTATTACGGATTGTTCCAGGGAGGAAAGACCAAGAGGTGCGGGCTCGGGGACAGGCGGTCCAAAATATACA TTTTCCCAAAGCTTGTGCGGACACTGAATGGGGGCCTCCACATGATGGTGATCCTGTTCCTGCTGGTGGCTGTGGGTTTTGCGCtggtcagtctgtctttctgcATTTACAACGCACGCAAGGTTCCATACCAGAGCATCAAAGGGCACAAGGGACTCTATCTGTGGAACTTCATTGCTG ctctATTTGGTGCCCTGGGTGTTCTGTGCTTCCTGGCAGCTGTTAGACACCACAGTCTGACTGAGCGAGTGGCAAACTTTCGGGAGAACCTCTTCATCCTCGTCGTCTTGGATGACAGTCTGGACTGGTCTTTCTGGCTCGGCGTAGGCAGCATTGCAACTCACTTTGCTGTCTGTGGAGTGGTCGCGATGAGTCGGATCAAGCTGCCCAAACCGGATATCAAAAAACCTGAAGAACCGACTGTCTCTGCTGTGGACCTGCTGTACTGA
- the lap3 gene encoding cytosol aminopeptidase: MTMFLVRTAARTAVRTNSCRSFCVSHTHLSDRKGLVLGVFEKKEEEDEGTLHLTEAAAGFDKSLSGKLSELLKLSGPAIKNGKSRVFYGLHKDFPCVAVVGLGKNNAGVCGTENWDTSKENVRQAVSAGCRLLQDLEVSHVEVDSCGDAQSAAEGAVLGLFHYDQLKSKKKTKVTTQLHGSADVVGWEKGIMYAEGQNLARLLMEAPANHITPTAFAKTIEEKLAPHADRVTIHKRPQAWIEEQQMGAFLSVSKGSEEPPVFLELHYNGSPDSKQPPLLLVGKGITFDSGGISLKPSASMDAMRADMGGAATVCASIVTAASLKLPVNIIGLAPLCENMPSGKATKPGDVVRAKNGKTIQVDNTDAEGRLILADALCYGHVFNPRAIVNVATLTGAMDVALGSAAAGVFTNSDWLWEQLHRASVVTGDRVWRMPLFQHYTKQVTDSQLADLNNIGKYSRSGGACTAAAFLREFVKAPHWAHLDIAGVMSNKDEVPYLRKGMSGRPTRTLVEFAAGLAHNG; this comes from the exons ATGACAATGTTTCTGGTGAGGACAGCTGCGCGGACGGCGGTGCGGACAAACTCCTGCAGGTCGTTTTGTGTCTCACACACTCACCTGAGCGACAGAAAG ggtcTGGTGCTGGGAGTGTttgagaagaaggaggaggaggatgagggcACTCTTCATCTGACAGAGGCGGCTGCAGGGTTTGACAAGTCTCTCTCCGGAAAGCTCTCTGAGCTGCTCAAACT CTCTGGGCCTGCAATCAAGAACGGCAAAAGCAGAGTATTTTATGGACTTCACAAG GACTTCCCATGTGTAGCAGTAGTCGGTTTGGGTAAGAACAACGCAGGTGTTTGTGGCACAGAAAACTGGGACACCAGCAAGGAGAACGTCAGGCAGGCTGTGTCAG CTGGCTGCCGGTTGCTTCAGGACCTGGAGGTGAGCCACGTGGAGGTGGACAGCTGTGGTGATGCCCAGTCAGCAGCAGAAGGCGCCGTTCTGGGATTGTTTCATTATGACCAGCTCAAATCCAAGAAGAAGACCAAAGTAACAACGCAGCTTCACGGCAG CGCTGACGTGGTCGGCTGGGAGAAAGGCATCATGTATGCAGAGGGCCAAAACCTGGCACGGCTTCTCATGGAAGCGCCCGCCAATCACATCACGCCTACTGCTTTTGCCAAAACCATTGAAGAGAAACTGGCTCCACATGCTGATCGAGTCACCATACACAAGAG ACCGCAGGCTTGGATAGAGGAACAACAGATGGGAGCCTTCCTTAGTGTGTCTAAAGGTTCAGAGGAGCCCCCTGTCTTCCTGGAGCTACATTACAACGGTTCTCCTGACAGTAAGCAGCCTCCGCTGCTCCTAGTGGGAAAAGGCATCACATTTGACAG TGGGGGCATTTCTCTGAAGCCCTCTGCCTCTATGGATGCGATGAGGGCCGACATGGGCGGAGCTGCCACGGTGTGCGCCTCCATCGTCACAGCAGCATCTCTAAAACTCCCTGTCAACATTATCG GTCTGGCCCCCTTATGTGAGAACATGCCCAGTGGGAAGGCTACTAAACCAGGTGATGTTGTCAGAGCCAAGAATGGAAAAACAATCCAG GTTGATAATACAGATGCAGAGGGCAGGCTGATCCTCGCTGATGCTCTCTGTTATGGACATGTCTTCAACCCCAGAGCCATTGTCAATGTTGCTACGCTAACAG GTGCGATGGATGTAGCGCTCGGCTCAGCGGCAGCAGGAGTCTTTACAAATTCTGACTGGCTCTGGGAGCAGCTGCACAGG gCTAGTGTTGTGACAGGTGACAGGGTGTGGCGGATGCCTCTGTTCCAGCACTACACCAAACAGGTGACTGACAGCCAGCTGGCTGACCTCAACAACATTGGCAAGTACAGCCG TTCTGGTGGTGCGTGCACTGCAGCTGCATTCCTGAGGGAGTTCGTCAAAGCTCCTCACTGGGCTCATCTGGACATCGCCGGTGTGATGAGTAACAAAGACGAAGTCCCCTACCTGAGGAAAGGCATGTCTGGAAGACCAACACGTACACTGGTGGAGTTTGCTGCTGGTCTAGCCCACAATGGCTAA